TGTAATGCCACGGCCTCTTTGACTTCATCGTAGCCATAGATGGACGGGGCGATGGAGCCGATGATCTTCTTGAACACGCCCTTGTCCTTCGAGAGCTTGAGGATGGCCTCCTCGTCCTCGGGCGTTATCTCCAGCTCGTCGAACTCCTGCTCCTCGAACTCCAGCGAGTTGCAATCGACGTAGATCTCGAAGTAAACGGTCTTGCCATCCTTGTTTATTTTTTGCACGGAGCGGAGGATGCCGTTCACGACGACGCGCTCGCCCGGCGTGACCACGCCGGCCAGGTCGTTGTTCACGTTGACGTCCAGTGTCTGGGGCTGCTCGCCGCCCTTGAGGTCCTCCGGCGACTCTTGTATTTTTATCCGCTGGTAGTCCTCGAAGGTGGACTCCTTGAACATCAGGCGGAAAACCCCTTTCTTCTCCTCGTTACAGCTGCAATACGACGGCTCCAGGAACTTACCCGAGCCCTCCTGGGGCAGGTAGACGACATTGCCGCACCGGGCACATTCGAAGGCAGCGACGATGATCCGCGGGCGGACGTCGGTGATCTTCCGTACCGTACCCTCGATGGACACGAACGAGTTGATATGATCGCTCCGGAGGTCCCGTATTTGTGTCTTCCTGGGTATGTGTATGACCCGTACGAAAGCGGCTACTTTACGCTTGACCGGCAGATCTACGAGAGGAATTGCGTCCTCGGCATCCTTGAGGACCTTATCCGGGTTCTTCTGGAGCTCCTCGGACAGGCGCACGTCGAATTTAACGATATCCTGGAAATCGATGGCGAGGGATCTGGACTTCGCGTCGGAGACCGCAAGCTGCTGAATATCGGGCTTGTAGTACCGTGTAAAGAACTCCTTCCACTTTTGTTTGGATGAAACGACGCTCGCCGCCATGTGCGCACTCTTCCAGGGAAATGAAAATAGATTCCCTTTAGATATATCAGTTGCGAGAGCGAGTTGAAAATAATAATTTGAAAAAAGAAAAGGGGTGGCTTTTAAGCCACCATGATGTCCCGGCGCCGGAATACATAGACGGCCAGCGCCACGAACACGATCGCCACGGCCAGCAGCACTCCGAGGTTAGCCAGGCTTAGGGTGCGGGTTATCAGCATCTCGTTGTAGGGGGCATAGTGGAAGAGCGATAAATATCGCACCGGGCCCAGCAGGTTCACGACCGCGCCGACGGTCTCCATGAAGTACATGAGGACCAGGACGCCCAGCGAGGTCAGCGCCGCCCTGCGGCCGTCGCTCATGAGGGCCGAGATGAACAGGGCGATCGCGCCGAATGCCAGCGTCATCATGCCCATATATACCAGTGTATATACTAGCCAGGGGATCGATGTCGCGATGTCGAGCGCCTTGACGGCAATGACTGTGCCGGCTAACATCGCCGCCATCATGATTATGACCGTAACGATCAGTGCGGCATAGCGCGTGAGGACGAGGCGCGTGCGGACGATGGGCTGGGCTAAGAGCAGGTCGATGGTCTTATGGTCGACCTCGCCCGAGAGGAACCCGGCCGCAAGCCATCCCGCGAAGCCGCCCGAGATCAGGCCCATGAATATGAGGCCCTTGACCGACAGGTAACTTTCGAACGAGTTATCCCAGTGCACGTTGCCCAGCAACACCTTGATCGCCGGATTCTCGAGCATCTCGTTGATGCTGGCCGTCGTCATGCTGGCCGTCGAAGGATAGAGGGCGGTATAGTAGGCCATGAACACGAAGAACAGGGAGGTGACCAGGCCGATGCTCTTCCACTTGTCCAGCAGCGTTTGTCGGAGTACTTTAAATGACATCCTATTCCTCCTATACCACGTTGATGTCCCGGCGATGGAACGTATACACCGCCAGCGCAACGAATACGACGGCCACTGCAATAAGAACGCCGAGGTTGCCCAAATTCAAGTCGTGGTATACCATGATGTTGCTATACTGGACATAGTGGAACAGGGACAGACTACGGACGATGCTCACCT
This DNA window, taken from Methanocella sp., encodes the following:
- a CDS encoding ABC transporter permease subunit, with amino-acid sequence MSFKVLRQTLLDKWKSIGLVTSLFFVFMAYYTALYPSTASMTTASINEMLENPAIKVLLGNVHWDNSFESYLSVKGLIFMGLISGGFAGWLAAGFLSGEVDHKTIDLLLAQPIVRTRLVLTRYAALIVTVIIMMAAMLAGTVIAVKALDIATSIPWLVYTLVYMGMMTLAFGAIALFISALMSDGRRAALTSLGVLVLMYFMETVGAVVNLLGPVRYLSLFHYAPYNEMLITRTLSLANLGVLLAVAIVFVALAVYVFRRRDIMVA